Proteins found in one Cellulomonas palmilytica genomic segment:
- a CDS encoding alpha-1,4-glucan--maltose-1-phosphate maltosyltransferase, giving the protein MTSSPAGPRRRPAKPSARTSPASSSATPRATSAATASPAASSPAPTTAADPAPTTPRQAAAPATAPVAEVVVGPPIGRIPVVDVFPVAEAGRFPAKAVVGEAFPVRATVFREGHDAVAATAVLVDPDGHVHQRVPMVDVAPGLDRYEARLQPDRTGLWSFRVEGWSDPYATWAHDAAIKVEAGIDVELMLAEGARLLARAADRTGEDAMSEHGVQTLREAVTALRDTHRFPGERLAWALSPHVREALAREPLRDQVSASPAYPLVVDRPLALYGSWYELFPRSHGAVWDDRAQEWRSGTLRTAAEQLPRIAAMGFDVVYLTPVHPIGETNRKGRNNSLGALPGDPGSPYAIGSKDGGHDAIEPTLGTFDDFDAFVARAREHGMEVALDIALQCSPDHPWVAEHPEWFTTRVDGSIAYAENPPKKYQDIYPLNFDNDPAGLYAEVRRVLQVWIDHGVTLFRVDNPHTKPLDFWQWLLADVAKDHPEVIFLSEAFTRPAMMQNLAKVGFHQSYTYFTWRHTKTEVSEYLAEVSGDQGAWMRPAFWPTTHDILPPYLQGAGGQAWAVRAVLAAFGSPTWGIYSGYELLENVPRPGADEQIDNEKYEFKPRDWSRADHLGIATLLGELNRIRRENPALQQLRNLRVHPTTDDATVAFSRHLAAEHSPTGRASTVVVVVSLDPWNVREGMVDLDLAAFGLPAHGPVAAHDVLRDEHYEWGPQVYVRIDPAERPAHVVVLEHA; this is encoded by the coding sequence GTGACGAGCTCCCCCGCCGGTCCGCGCCGCCGTCCTGCGAAGCCCTCCGCCCGCACGAGCCCCGCGTCGTCGTCCGCGACCCCCCGCGCGACGTCCGCCGCCACGGCCTCGCCGGCGGCCTCGAGCCCGGCCCCGACCACGGCCGCCGACCCCGCCCCGACCACCCCGCGGCAGGCCGCCGCCCCCGCGACCGCACCCGTCGCGGAGGTCGTCGTCGGACCCCCGATCGGCCGCATCCCGGTCGTCGACGTGTTCCCCGTCGCCGAGGCCGGCCGGTTCCCCGCCAAGGCCGTCGTCGGGGAGGCGTTCCCCGTGCGCGCCACCGTGTTCCGCGAGGGGCACGACGCGGTCGCCGCGACCGCGGTGCTCGTCGACCCCGACGGCCACGTGCACCAGCGCGTGCCGATGGTGGACGTCGCCCCCGGGCTGGACCGGTACGAGGCGCGGCTGCAGCCGGACCGCACGGGCCTGTGGTCGTTCCGCGTCGAGGGCTGGTCGGACCCGTACGCCACGTGGGCGCACGACGCGGCGATCAAGGTCGAGGCGGGCATCGACGTCGAGCTCATGCTCGCGGAGGGCGCGCGGCTGCTCGCGCGCGCGGCCGACCGCACGGGCGAGGACGCGATGAGCGAGCACGGCGTGCAGACGCTGCGCGAGGCCGTCACCGCCCTGAGGGACACGCACCGGTTCCCCGGCGAGCGGCTCGCGTGGGCGCTGTCGCCGCACGTGCGCGAGGCGCTCGCGCGCGAGCCGCTGCGCGACCAGGTGAGCGCGTCGCCCGCGTACCCGCTCGTCGTCGACCGCCCGCTCGCGCTGTACGGGTCCTGGTACGAGCTGTTCCCGCGCTCGCACGGCGCGGTGTGGGACGACCGCGCCCAGGAGTGGCGCTCGGGCACGCTGCGCACCGCCGCCGAGCAGCTCCCGCGCATCGCGGCGATGGGCTTCGACGTCGTGTACCTCACCCCGGTCCACCCCATCGGCGAGACGAACCGCAAGGGCCGCAACAACTCGCTCGGCGCACTGCCGGGCGACCCGGGCTCGCCCTACGCGATCGGCTCGAAGGACGGCGGGCACGACGCGATCGAGCCCACGCTCGGCACGTTCGACGACTTCGACGCGTTCGTCGCGCGCGCCCGCGAGCACGGCATGGAGGTCGCGCTCGACATCGCGCTGCAGTGCTCGCCGGACCACCCGTGGGTCGCCGAGCACCCGGAGTGGTTCACGACGAGGGTCGACGGCTCCATCGCGTACGCCGAGAACCCGCCGAAGAAGTACCAGGACATCTACCCGCTGAACTTCGACAACGACCCCGCGGGGCTGTACGCCGAGGTCCGGCGCGTGCTGCAGGTGTGGATCGACCACGGCGTGACGCTGTTCCGCGTCGACAACCCGCACACCAAGCCGCTCGACTTCTGGCAGTGGCTGCTCGCGGACGTCGCGAAGGACCACCCCGAGGTGATCTTCCTGTCGGAGGCGTTCACGCGCCCCGCGATGATGCAGAACCTCGCGAAGGTCGGGTTCCACCAGTCGTACACGTACTTCACGTGGCGGCACACGAAGACGGAGGTCAGCGAGTACCTCGCGGAGGTCTCGGGCGACCAGGGCGCGTGGATGCGACCGGCGTTCTGGCCGACGACGCACGACATCCTGCCGCCGTACCTGCAGGGCGCGGGCGGTCAGGCGTGGGCGGTGCGCGCGGTGCTCGCGGCGTTCGGCTCGCCGACGTGGGGCATCTACTCGGGCTACGAGCTGCTCGAGAACGTCCCCCGGCCGGGCGCCGACGAGCAGATCGACAACGAGAAGTACGAGTTCAAGCCACGCGACTGGTCGCGCGCGGACCACCTCGGCATCGCGACCCTGCTCGGCGAGCTCAACCGCATCCGCCGCGAGAACCCCGCGCTGCAGCAGCTGCGCAACCTGCGCGTGCACCCGACGACGGACGACGCGACCGTCGCGTTCTCCCGGCACCTCGCGGCGGAGCACTCTCCGACGGGGCGCGCGAGCACGGTCGTCGTCGTGGTGTCGCTCGACCCGTGGAACGTGCGCGAGGGCATGGTCGACCTCGACCTCGCCGCGTTCGGCCTCCCGGCGCACGGTCCGGTCGCGGCGCACGACGTGCTGCGCGACGAGCACTACGAGTGGGGCCCGCAGGTGTACGTGCGGATCGACCCCGCGGAGCGCCCCGCGCACGTCGTCGTGCTGGAGCACGCGTGA
- a CDS encoding AGE family epimerase/isomerase — MGWLASAAHARWLETETDRLLAFGRASAQGVGAGGAFARQDDEGRPVDGPWELWIACRMTHVYALAHLLGRPGSAPLVDHGLAAITGPLADPEHGGWFEQVGRDGVPASSTKSAYPHAFVVLAASSATAAGRPGARELLASALAVQERRFWDDEAGMVVEEWDAAFTTLDGYRGVNANMHTVEAYLAAADVTGERVWLDRAVRITERVVHGFARENAWRIPEHFDDGWRPLLEYNADTPAHPFRPYGATIGHWFEWARLTLHARAALEARGTPAPAWMLDDAVALFDAGVAQGWAVDGAPGFVYTVDWSGTPVVRERMHWVAAEAIGAAAALHAATGDARFEDRYATWWDYVDAHVIDRTGGSWWHELGTDNAVSRTVWAGKADLYHAVQATLLPRLPLTPALAPALAAGLLR; from the coding sequence ATGGGCTGGCTCGCGAGCGCCGCGCACGCGCGGTGGCTGGAGACCGAGACCGACCGCCTGCTCGCGTTCGGCCGGGCCTCGGCGCAGGGCGTCGGTGCGGGCGGCGCCTTCGCGCGGCAGGACGACGAGGGCCGGCCCGTCGACGGCCCCTGGGAGCTGTGGATCGCGTGCCGCATGACGCACGTGTACGCGCTCGCCCACCTGCTCGGCCGGCCCGGCTCGGCGCCACTGGTCGACCACGGCCTCGCTGCGATCACCGGGCCGCTCGCGGACCCCGAGCACGGGGGCTGGTTCGAGCAGGTCGGGCGCGACGGCGTTCCCGCCTCGTCGACCAAGTCCGCCTACCCGCACGCGTTCGTCGTCCTCGCGGCCTCGTCCGCCACCGCGGCCGGACGGCCCGGCGCGCGCGAGCTGCTCGCCTCGGCGCTCGCGGTGCAGGAGCGCCGGTTCTGGGACGACGAGGCCGGCATGGTGGTCGAGGAGTGGGACGCGGCGTTCACCACGCTCGACGGCTACCGCGGCGTCAACGCCAACATGCACACCGTCGAGGCGTACCTCGCGGCGGCGGACGTCACGGGCGAGCGCGTCTGGCTCGACCGCGCGGTGCGCATCACCGAGCGCGTGGTGCACGGCTTCGCGCGGGAGAACGCGTGGCGGATCCCCGAGCACTTCGACGACGGGTGGCGCCCGCTGCTCGAGTACAACGCGGACACCCCGGCGCACCCGTTCCGCCCGTACGGCGCGACGATCGGGCACTGGTTCGAGTGGGCGCGCCTCACGCTGCACGCGCGTGCCGCGCTCGAGGCGCGCGGCACGCCCGCGCCGGCGTGGATGCTCGACGACGCGGTCGCGCTGTTCGACGCGGGCGTCGCGCAGGGCTGGGCGGTCGACGGCGCGCCCGGCTTCGTCTACACGGTCGACTGGTCCGGCACCCCGGTGGTGCGCGAGCGCATGCACTGGGTCGCCGCGGAGGCGATCGGCGCGGCGGCCGCGCTGCACGCCGCGACGGGTGACGCCCGGTTCGAGGACCGGTACGCGACCTGGTGGGACTACGTCGACGCGCACGTGATCGACCGCACGGGCGGCTCCTGGTGGCACGAGCTCGGCACCGACAACGCCGTGTCCCGCACCGTGTGGGCGGGCAAGGCGGACCTGTACCACGCGGTGCAGGCCACGCTCCTGCCGCGCCTGCCGCTCACGCCCGCGCTGGCCCCCGCGCTCGCGGCGGGCCTCCTGCGCTGA
- a CDS encoding FAD-binding dehydrogenase: MRTHDVVVVGAGLAGLVATAELTRAGRRVLLLDAENAASLGGQAFWSFGGLFLVDSPEQRRLGVHDSAELALADWFGSAQFADDGSDRWGRAWAEGFVDFAAGEMRSWLHGQGVRWFPLVQWAERGGYTAGGHGNSVPRFHVTWGTGPGILEPFVRALLDARASGLVDVRFRHRVTGFVVTDGRVTGVRGDVLRDDRVARAVPSSREVTGTFEVESDAVVVATGGIGANHDLVRATWPADAGRLPERMLSGVPDHVDGSGIEAARDAGAAVVHSDRMWHYPEGITNHSPVWTNHGIRILPGPSSLWLDADGHRLPVPLFPGFDALGALQHVTRRGDDHSWFVLDRTILGSEFALSGSEQNPDLTGKDVKLLLQRVKPGAVGPVEAFAQDSPEFVWADTPAELAAKMNALQGDQRIDAAALERTIVERDRQVTSGLAKDLQVVATNQARTYVVDKLIRVAKPHRLLDPAHGPLLAVRLSVLTRKTLGGLHTDLEGRVLRPDGEVLPGLWAVGEASGFGGGGVHGHRALEGTFLGGCLFTGRTVGRALAAKD; this comes from the coding sequence ATGCGTACCCACGACGTCGTGGTCGTCGGCGCCGGCCTGGCCGGGCTCGTCGCGACAGCCGAGCTGACCCGCGCGGGCCGCCGCGTGCTCCTGCTGGACGCCGAGAACGCCGCGAGCCTCGGCGGGCAGGCGTTCTGGTCGTTCGGCGGACTGTTCCTGGTGGACTCCCCCGAGCAACGCCGCCTGGGCGTGCACGACAGCGCCGAGCTCGCGCTCGCCGACTGGTTCGGCTCCGCGCAGTTCGCCGACGACGGCTCCGACCGCTGGGGCCGCGCGTGGGCCGAGGGCTTCGTCGACTTCGCCGCGGGCGAGATGCGCTCGTGGCTGCACGGCCAGGGCGTGCGGTGGTTCCCGCTCGTGCAGTGGGCCGAGCGCGGCGGCTACACCGCGGGCGGGCACGGCAACTCCGTGCCGCGGTTCCACGTCACGTGGGGCACCGGCCCGGGCATCCTCGAGCCGTTCGTGCGCGCGCTGCTCGACGCGCGCGCCTCGGGCCTCGTCGACGTGCGGTTCCGGCACCGCGTGACCGGGTTCGTCGTGACGGACGGACGGGTCACGGGCGTGCGGGGCGACGTGCTGCGCGACGACCGCGTGGCCCGGGCCGTGCCGTCGTCGCGCGAGGTCACGGGCACGTTCGAGGTCGAGTCCGACGCGGTCGTGGTCGCGACCGGCGGCATCGGCGCGAACCACGACCTCGTGCGCGCGACGTGGCCCGCGGACGCGGGACGCCTGCCCGAGCGCATGCTCTCGGGTGTCCCGGACCACGTGGACGGCTCGGGGATCGAGGCGGCGCGCGACGCGGGCGCGGCCGTCGTGCACTCCGACCGCATGTGGCACTACCCCGAGGGCATCACCAACCACTCGCCGGTGTGGACGAACCACGGCATCCGCATCCTGCCCGGGCCGTCGTCGTTGTGGCTCGACGCGGACGGCCACCGCCTGCCCGTCCCCCTGTTCCCCGGGTTCGACGCGCTGGGCGCGCTGCAGCACGTCACGCGGCGCGGCGACGACCACTCGTGGTTCGTGCTGGACAGGACGATCCTCGGGTCGGAGTTCGCGCTGTCCGGCTCGGAGCAGAACCCGGACCTGACCGGCAAGGACGTCAAGCTGCTGCTGCAGCGCGTCAAGCCCGGCGCCGTCGGGCCGGTCGAGGCGTTCGCGCAGGACTCGCCCGAGTTCGTGTGGGCGGACACCCCCGCCGAGCTGGCCGCGAAGATGAACGCGCTGCAGGGCGACCAGCGCATCGACGCCGCCGCGCTCGAGCGCACGATCGTCGAGCGCGACCGTCAGGTCACCTCGGGACTCGCCAAGGACCTGCAGGTCGTCGCGACGAACCAGGCGCGCACGTACGTCGTCGACAAGCTCATCCGCGTCGCCAAGCCGCACCGCCTCCTCGACCCGGCGCACGGCCCGCTGCTCGCGGTGCGCCTGTCGGTGCTGACCCGCAAGACCCTCGGCGGTCTGCACACCGACCTCGAGGGCCGCGTGCTGCGCCCCGACGGCGAGGTCCTGCCGGGGCTGTGGGCCGTGGGCGAGGCGTCGGGCTTCGGCGGCGGCGGCGTGCACGGGCACCGCGCGCTCGAGGGCACGTTCCTCGGCGGCTGCCTGTTCACCGGCCGCACGGTCGGGCGCGCGCTCGCCGCGAAGGACTGA
- a CDS encoding flavodoxin domain-containing protein, whose protein sequence is MVAVVVFESMFGCTRAVATAVAEGMTSAGLETVVLPVDEALANDDLVARARLLVVGAPTHMRGLSTARSRALARARGADAEPGLGVHDWLDALPGLQGRAVAVFDTRSWSRFAGSAGSRIEKLLHRRGAELVAPTQAFGVEGGDGGRATITDAQVDLARVWGASIAAHVVGAPAGHSA, encoded by the coding sequence ATGGTTGCGGTCGTCGTCTTCGAGTCGATGTTCGGGTGCACGCGTGCGGTCGCCACCGCGGTCGCCGAGGGCATGACGTCCGCGGGCCTGGAGACGGTCGTCCTGCCGGTGGACGAGGCGCTCGCCAACGACGACCTCGTGGCGCGCGCCCGGCTGCTCGTCGTGGGGGCGCCCACGCACATGCGCGGCCTGAGCACGGCGCGCTCGCGTGCGCTCGCCCGTGCCCGCGGTGCCGACGCCGAGCCCGGGCTCGGCGTGCACGACTGGCTCGACGCGCTCCCGGGCCTGCAGGGGCGCGCGGTCGCGGTGTTCGACACGCGGTCCTGGTCGCGGTTCGCCGGGTCGGCGGGCTCGCGCATCGAGAAGCTGCTGCACCGCCGCGGTGCGGAGCTCGTGGCGCCCACGCAGGCGTTCGGCGTCGAGGGCGGCGACGGCGGTCGGGCGACCATCACCGACGCGCAGGTCGACCTGGCGCGCGTGTGGGGCGCGTCGATCGCGGCGCACGTGGTCGGGGCGCCCGCCGGTCACAGCGCCTGA
- the glgX gene encoding glycogen debranching protein GlgX gives MSGVNARPTSSRRPARLGVHPVRGGVEVAVLATHATGVDLCLFDGHGDEPHTTERRVALDGPVHGVFSGFVPDVAPGTRYGLRAHGAWDPVHGLRHNPAKLLVDPWARGLEGELSYGPHTYGHVVDDGCRGDVHGPADPRDSAGHVPYSVVVDTAALPGPDPAANRPWVPWERTVVYEAHVRGLTMLHPDVPPELRGTYAGLAHPAVVDHLVGLGVTAVELLPIHAAASEPHLVEKGLTNYWGYSTLGFFAPEPRYATAAARAAGPAAVLAELRGAVHALHEAGIEVLLDVVYNHTCEGGNPGQHVSWRGLDNTLYYWHDGGVPATLADVTGTGNTLDFRRTEVVRMTLDSLRYWADVVGVDGFRFDLAVTLGRGPDGFTPSHPLLVGAATDPSLHGLKLVAEPWDVGPGGWRTGQFGLPWAEWNDRFRNAVRSFWLADPARAAHGLPGHRVRDLATRLSGSVDLFGHGDPPLVRGPGSSVNFVTAHDGFTLADLVAYDHKHNLANGEGNRDGSDDNRSWNHGVEGPVEVDSPAAAVLPLRRRSIRNLLATLVVAAGTPMITAGDELGRTQRGNNNAYCQDTELAWVSWDLSPWRQDLLATARYLLALRREHRALRATRFYSGRPLRPGGRPDLAWFAADGTSFDHDRWHDPSIRTLQMARATDDDAGTEPDVVLVVVNGSLQEVDVTLAGRPGDRWRLAWDSVWDHPDEARSSAIAGALHAAAGDEIVLEPLSLRLYVLEPEPATSGPEPTSEPTPEPAPRPEQHAGGAA, from the coding sequence ATGTCCGGCGTGAACGCGCGACCGACGAGCTCCCGCCGCCCGGCGCGCCTGGGCGTCCACCCGGTGCGCGGCGGCGTCGAGGTCGCCGTGCTCGCGACCCACGCGACCGGCGTCGACCTGTGCCTGTTCGACGGCCACGGCGACGAGCCGCACACGACCGAGCGGCGCGTCGCGCTCGACGGGCCGGTGCACGGGGTGTTCTCGGGCTTCGTGCCGGACGTCGCGCCGGGCACGCGCTACGGGCTGCGCGCGCACGGCGCGTGGGACCCGGTGCACGGCCTGCGGCACAACCCCGCCAAGCTGCTCGTCGACCCGTGGGCCCGCGGCCTGGAGGGCGAGCTGTCGTACGGCCCGCACACGTACGGGCACGTGGTCGACGACGGGTGCCGCGGCGACGTGCACGGCCCGGCGGACCCGCGCGACTCGGCGGGGCACGTGCCCTACTCGGTGGTCGTGGACACCGCCGCGCTGCCGGGACCCGACCCGGCGGCGAACCGCCCGTGGGTGCCGTGGGAGCGCACGGTGGTCTACGAGGCGCACGTGCGGGGCCTGACGATGCTGCACCCCGACGTGCCGCCCGAGCTGCGCGGCACGTACGCGGGCCTCGCGCACCCGGCGGTCGTCGACCACCTCGTCGGGCTGGGCGTCACCGCCGTCGAGCTGCTGCCGATCCACGCCGCGGCGTCCGAGCCGCACCTCGTGGAGAAGGGCCTGACGAACTACTGGGGCTACAGCACGCTCGGGTTCTTCGCGCCCGAGCCGCGGTACGCGACCGCGGCGGCGCGCGCGGCCGGCCCGGCGGCGGTGCTCGCGGAGCTGCGGGGCGCGGTGCACGCGCTGCACGAGGCGGGGATCGAGGTGCTCCTCGACGTCGTCTACAACCACACCTGCGAGGGCGGCAACCCGGGCCAGCACGTGTCGTGGCGCGGCCTCGACAACACGCTGTACTACTGGCACGACGGCGGTGTGCCCGCGACCCTCGCGGACGTCACCGGGACCGGCAACACGCTCGACTTCCGGCGCACCGAGGTGGTGCGCATGACGCTGGACTCGCTGCGCTACTGGGCGGACGTGGTGGGCGTCGACGGCTTCCGGTTCGACCTGGCGGTCACGCTCGGGCGCGGTCCGGACGGGTTCACGCCCAGCCACCCCCTGCTCGTCGGCGCGGCGACCGACCCGTCGCTGCACGGGCTCAAGCTCGTCGCCGAGCCGTGGGACGTGGGCCCCGGCGGGTGGCGCACGGGGCAGTTCGGGCTGCCGTGGGCGGAGTGGAACGACCGGTTCCGCAACGCGGTGCGCTCGTTCTGGCTCGCGGACCCGGCGCGCGCCGCGCACGGGCTGCCGGGGCACCGGGTGCGCGACCTCGCGACGCGCCTGTCCGGCTCGGTCGACCTGTTCGGGCACGGCGACCCGCCGCTCGTGCGCGGCCCGGGCTCGTCGGTCAACTTCGTCACCGCGCACGACGGGTTCACGCTCGCGGACCTGGTCGCGTACGACCACAAGCACAACCTCGCCAACGGCGAGGGCAACCGCGACGGCAGCGACGACAACCGCTCGTGGAACCACGGCGTCGAGGGCCCCGTGGAGGTCGACTCCCCTGCCGCCGCGGTGCTGCCGCTGCGCCGCCGCTCGATCCGCAACCTGCTCGCGACGCTCGTCGTCGCCGCGGGAACGCCCATGATCACGGCCGGCGACGAGCTCGGGCGCACGCAGCGCGGCAACAACAACGCGTACTGCCAGGACACCGAGCTCGCGTGGGTGTCGTGGGACCTGTCCCCGTGGCGCCAGGACCTGCTCGCGACCGCGCGGTACCTGCTCGCGCTGCGCCGCGAGCACCGCGCGCTGCGGGCGACGCGGTTCTACTCGGGCCGGCCGCTGCGTCCGGGCGGGCGGCCGGACCTCGCGTGGTTCGCCGCGGACGGCACGTCGTTCGACCACGACCGCTGGCACGACCCGAGCATCCGCACGCTGCAGATGGCGCGCGCGACGGACGACGACGCGGGCACGGAGCCCGACGTCGTGCTCGTCGTCGTGAACGGGTCGCTGCAGGAGGTCGACGTGACGCTCGCGGGGCGGCCCGGCGACCGGTGGCGGCTCGCGTGGGACTCGGTGTGGGACCACCCCGACGAGGCGCGCTCGTCGGCCATCGCGGGTGCGCTGCACGCGGCGGCGGGCGACGAGATCGTCCTCGAGCCCCTGAGCCTGCGCCTGTACGTGCTCGAGCCCGAGCCGGCGACGAGCGGACCCGAGCCGACATCCGAGCCGACACCAGAGCCGGCACCGAGGCCCGAGCAGCACGCGGGCGGGGCGGCCTGA
- a CDS encoding electron transfer flavoprotein subunit beta/FixA family protein, protein MKIVVCVKYVPDIQSDRRLVDGRTARDGGDGTLNELDENALEAALSVVEAAGEGSVVVVTVGPDDAVDAVRKGLQMGADEAVHVLDDAIAGSDALGTARVLAAAVRHVGGADLVVTGMAGLDGLTSLVPTALASLLDVPALPLAASLEVTGSTVRVTRNLDHASEVLEADLPALVSVTDQANEPRYPNFKGIMAAKKKPVTTLTLADLGLDATLVGDAGSRTEVLEAAPRPAREDRVLVNDTGDAGVKLAAYLVENQLV, encoded by the coding sequence GTGAAGATCGTCGTCTGCGTGAAGTACGTCCCGGACATCCAGTCGGACCGCCGTCTCGTCGACGGCCGCACCGCCCGCGACGGCGGCGACGGGACGCTCAACGAGCTCGACGAGAACGCGCTCGAGGCCGCCCTGAGCGTCGTCGAGGCCGCGGGCGAGGGGTCGGTGGTCGTCGTGACCGTGGGCCCCGACGACGCGGTGGACGCCGTGCGCAAGGGCCTGCAGATGGGCGCCGACGAGGCCGTGCACGTGCTCGACGACGCGATCGCCGGCTCCGACGCGCTCGGTACCGCGCGCGTGCTCGCGGCCGCGGTGCGGCACGTCGGCGGCGCCGACCTCGTCGTGACGGGCATGGCGGGCCTCGACGGGCTGACCTCGCTCGTGCCGACCGCGCTCGCGTCGCTGCTCGACGTCCCGGCGCTCCCGCTCGCCGCGAGCCTCGAGGTCACGGGGTCGACCGTGCGCGTCACGCGCAACCTCGACCACGCGAGCGAGGTGCTCGAGGCGGACCTGCCCGCGCTCGTCTCGGTGACCGACCAGGCCAACGAGCCGCGTTACCCCAACTTCAAGGGGATCATGGCGGCCAAGAAGAAGCCGGTCACGACCCTGACGCTCGCCGACCTGGGGCTCGACGCGACGCTCGTCGGCGACGCCGGCTCCCGCACCGAGGTGCTCGAGGCCGCGCCGCGCCCCGCGCGCGAGGACCGCGTGCTCGTCAACGACACGGGCGACGCGGGCGTGAAGCTCGCGGCGTACCTCGTCGAGAACCAGCTCGTCTGA
- a CDS encoding electron transfer flavoprotein subunit alpha/FixB family protein encodes MSDTLVLLDHTASGALRTPVRELVTLARSLGGGVTGAWAVDGAEPSAQTLAELGALGVTQVYRVTADGADLHAAAVLAEGLAGLLEATGASTLLATSSFENKEVAAHLAVATGAGVVTDADALERVDGALVAGKTVFAGTWTTRCAVRAALAVVLLKANSVVAADADAPVEPQVTEHAFTASASATRVRVVERTERPATGRPDLGSAHIVVTGGRGTEGDFTPLEELADVLGAAVGATRVATDEGWIGHDAQIGQTGVTISPRLYIGAGVSGAVHHRGGMQASGTIVAINSDPDAPIFEIADYGVVGDLTTVVPQLTAELRRLKG; translated from the coding sequence GTGAGCGACACCCTCGTCCTGCTCGACCACACCGCGTCCGGCGCGCTGCGCACGCCCGTGCGCGAGCTCGTCACGCTCGCCCGCAGCCTCGGCGGCGGCGTCACCGGGGCATGGGCGGTCGACGGAGCCGAGCCGAGCGCGCAGACGCTCGCCGAGCTCGGCGCGCTCGGCGTCACGCAGGTCTACCGCGTCACCGCCGACGGCGCGGACCTGCACGCGGCCGCGGTGCTCGCCGAGGGCCTCGCGGGCCTGCTCGAGGCGACCGGCGCGAGCACGCTGCTCGCGACCTCGTCGTTCGAGAACAAGGAGGTCGCCGCGCACCTCGCGGTCGCCACCGGTGCGGGCGTCGTCACCGACGCGGACGCGCTCGAGCGCGTCGACGGGGCGCTCGTCGCCGGCAAGACGGTGTTCGCCGGCACGTGGACCACGCGCTGCGCGGTGCGCGCCGCGCTCGCGGTCGTGCTCCTCAAGGCGAACAGCGTGGTCGCGGCCGACGCGGACGCGCCCGTCGAGCCGCAGGTCACCGAGCACGCGTTCACCGCGTCGGCCTCCGCGACGCGCGTGCGCGTCGTCGAGCGGACGGAGCGCCCGGCCACGGGCCGCCCCGACCTGGGCAGCGCGCACATCGTCGTGACCGGCGGACGCGGCACCGAGGGCGACTTCACGCCGCTCGAGGAGCTCGCCGACGTGCTGGGCGCGGCCGTGGGCGCGACGCGCGTCGCCACCGACGAGGGCTGGATCGGCCACGACGCGCAGATCGGCCAGACCGGCGTGACGATCTCCCCGCGCCTGTACATCGGCGCGGGCGTGTCCGGCGCGGTGCACCACCGCGGCGGCATGCAGGCGTCCGGCACGATCGTCGCGATCAACTCCGACCCCGACGCGCCGATCTTCGAGATCGCGGACTACGGCGTCGTGGGCGACCTCACGACGGTCGTCCCGCAGCTCACGGCCGAGCTGCGGCGCCTCAAGGGCTGA
- a CDS encoding phosphotransferase family protein: protein MSADDDVLAMPLAFSGQRLDWRDLPRHVRARISELAGAAVTAETDATSGFSPGFAAVLELADGLDVFVKAVSPEQNPHSPQLARAEIRNAAALPPEASAPRLLWSDDDGEWVVLGFEVVHGRSPELPWRPDDLGEVLATLTRLAEAEPLPGHALPRTDDLLAEDFQGWRRLAAGPGADVDALARDGGDLGRWAADSLERLVLLEQDALPACAGDALVHGDLRADNVMIDSDHGTVWLIDWPHASVGAPWLDLAFMLPSVALQGGGDPARVFRDHPLSVGVSDDELRACLAGLAGYFAHASLQPAPPGIPNLRAFQRAQAYATLDWLRGT, encoded by the coding sequence GTGAGCGCCGACGACGACGTCCTGGCCATGCCGCTCGCCTTCAGCGGGCAGCGGCTGGACTGGCGCGACCTCCCCCGTCACGTGCGCGCCCGCATCAGCGAGCTCGCCGGCGCCGCGGTGACCGCCGAGACGGACGCGACGAGCGGCTTCTCCCCCGGCTTCGCCGCGGTGCTCGAGCTCGCCGACGGTCTCGACGTGTTCGTCAAGGCCGTCTCGCCCGAGCAGAACCCCCACTCGCCGCAGCTCGCGCGCGCCGAGATCCGCAACGCGGCAGCGCTCCCACCCGAGGCCAGCGCTCCGCGCCTGCTGTGGTCCGACGACGACGGCGAGTGGGTCGTCCTCGGCTTCGAGGTCGTGCACGGGCGCTCGCCTGAGCTGCCGTGGCGGCCGGACGACCTCGGCGAGGTGCTCGCGACGCTGACCCGGCTCGCGGAGGCGGAGCCCCTGCCCGGCCACGCGCTGCCGCGCACCGACGACCTGCTGGCCGAGGACTTCCAGGGCTGGCGCCGGCTCGCCGCGGGACCCGGGGCGGACGTGGACGCGCTCGCGCGCGACGGCGGGGACCTGGGCCGCTGGGCCGCGGACTCGCTCGAGCGACTCGTGCTCCTCGAGCAGGACGCGCTGCCGGCGTGCGCGGGCGACGCGCTGGTGCACGGCGACCTGCGGGCCGACAACGTGATGATCGACTCCGACCACGGCACGGTGTGGCTCATCGACTGGCCGCACGCGTCGGTCGGCGCGCCGTGGCTGGACCTGGCGTTCATGCTGCCGAGCGTCGCGCTGCAGGGCGGCGGGGACCCGGCGCGCGTCTTCCGCGACCACCCGCTGTCGGTCGGTGTGTCCGACGACGAGCTGCGGGCGTGCCTCGCGGGGCTCGCGGGCTACTTCGCGCACGCGAGCCTGCAGCCCGCTCCCCCGGGGATCCCGAACCTGCGCGCGTTCCAGCGCGCCCAGGCGTACGCGACGCTCGACTGGCTGCGCGGGACCTGA